From Stenotrophomonas nitritireducens, the proteins below share one genomic window:
- the ahpF gene encoding alkyl hydroperoxide reductase subunit F, with protein MLDANLQTQLKTYLERVTRPIHITAHADDGEKSQEMMELLNTLVTLSDKITLDVRRDGQGRVPSFDLDSPGQNIGLTFAGLPMGHEFTSFVLALLQVGGHPSKESAELLEQIRDLKGEYRFETYFSLSCQNCPDVVQALNLAAALNPNITHVAIDGALFQDEVEQRQVMSVPTVYLNGEVFDQGRMSLEQIVAKLDTGAAARDAEKIKAKDAFDVLVVGGGPAGAAAAIYAARKGIRTGVAAERFGGQVLDTMGIENFISVQHTEGPKLAAALEAHVREYEVDIMNLQRATKLVPAGADGLVEVQLENGASLKSKTVILSTGARWRQMNVPGENEYRNKGVAYCPHCDGPLFKGKRVAVIGGGNSGVEAAIDLAGIVSHVTVFEFDSKLRADQVLQAKLNSLPNVKVVLNAQTTEVLGDGQRVNGLVYTDRVGGDSHRVELEGIFVQIGLLPNTEWLRGTVELSDRGEIIIDDRGQTNVPGVFAAGDCTTVPYKQIVIAMGAGSTAALSAFDHLIRTPVLQPATAVEETA; from the coding sequence ATGTTGGATGCCAACCTGCAGACCCAGCTCAAGACCTACCTGGAACGGGTTACCCGCCCGATCCACATCACCGCGCACGCCGATGACGGCGAAAAGTCGCAGGAGATGATGGAGCTGCTCAACACGCTGGTCACCCTGTCGGACAAGATCACGCTGGACGTGCGCCGTGACGGCCAGGGCCGCGTGCCTTCGTTCGACCTCGACAGCCCGGGCCAGAACATCGGCCTGACCTTCGCCGGCCTGCCGATGGGCCACGAATTCACCTCCTTCGTGCTGGCCCTGCTGCAGGTCGGCGGCCATCCGTCCAAGGAATCGGCCGAGCTGCTGGAGCAGATCCGCGACCTGAAGGGCGAGTACCGCTTTGAAACCTATTTCTCGCTGTCCTGCCAGAACTGCCCGGACGTGGTGCAGGCGCTGAACCTGGCCGCAGCGCTGAACCCCAACATCACCCATGTCGCCATCGACGGCGCCCTGTTCCAGGACGAGGTCGAGCAGCGCCAGGTGATGTCGGTGCCGACCGTCTATCTCAACGGCGAAGTGTTCGACCAGGGCCGCATGAGCCTGGAGCAGATCGTCGCCAAGCTGGATACCGGTGCCGCCGCGCGTGATGCCGAAAAGATCAAGGCCAAGGATGCTTTCGACGTGCTGGTGGTGGGCGGTGGCCCAGCCGGTGCCGCGGCGGCGATCTATGCCGCGCGCAAGGGCATCCGCACCGGTGTTGCTGCCGAGCGTTTCGGTGGCCAGGTGCTGGACACCATGGGGATCGAGAACTTCATCTCGGTGCAGCACACCGAAGGCCCGAAGCTGGCCGCCGCGCTGGAAGCCCACGTACGCGAGTACGAGGTGGACATCATGAACCTGCAGCGCGCCACCAAGCTGGTGCCGGCCGGTGCCGATGGCCTGGTCGAAGTGCAGCTGGAAAACGGTGCCTCGCTGAAGTCCAAGACGGTGATCCTGTCCACCGGCGCACGCTGGCGGCAGATGAACGTGCCGGGCGAGAACGAGTACCGCAACAAGGGCGTGGCCTACTGCCCGCACTGCGACGGCCCGCTGTTCAAGGGCAAGCGCGTGGCGGTGATCGGCGGCGGCAACTCCGGCGTCGAAGCGGCCATCGACCTGGCCGGCATTGTCAGCCACGTCACCGTGTTCGAGTTCGACAGCAAGCTGCGTGCCGACCAGGTGCTGCAGGCCAAGCTCAACAGCCTGCCCAACGTGAAGGTGGTGCTCAACGCACAGACCACCGAAGTGCTGGGCGACGGCCAGAGGGTCAATGGCCTGGTCTATACCGACCGCGTCGGTGGCGATTCGCACCGCGTCGAGCTGGAAGGCATCTTCGTGCAGATCGGCCTGCTGCCGAACACCGAGTGGCTGCGTGGCACGGTGGAGCTCAGCGATCGCGGTGAGATCATCATCGATGACCGCGGCCAGACCAATGTGCCGGGCGTGTTTGCCGCCGGTGACTGCACCACGGTGCCGTACAAGCAGATCGTCATCGCCATGGGCGCCGGTTCTACCGCCGCACTCAGTGCCTTCGATCATCTGATCCGTACACCGGTGCTGCAGCCTGCGACGGCAGTGGAAGAAACCGCCTGA
- the ahpC gene encoding alkyl hydroperoxide reductase subunit C, with amino-acid sequence MSLINTQVQPFKVNAFHNGKFIEVTEESLKGKWSVLIFMPAAFTFNCPTEIEDAAENYAEFQKAGAEVYIVTTDTHFSHKVWHETSPAVGKAKFPLVGDPTHQLTNAFGVHIPEEGLALRGTFVINPEGVIKTMEVHSNEIARDVSETLRKLKAAQFTAAHPNEVCPAKWKEGEKTLTPSLDLVGKI; translated from the coding sequence ATGTCCCTTATCAATACCCAGGTCCAGCCGTTCAAGGTCAATGCTTTCCACAACGGCAAGTTCATTGAAGTCACCGAAGAGTCGCTGAAGGGCAAGTGGTCGGTCCTGATCTTCATGCCGGCAGCCTTCACCTTTAACTGTCCGACCGAGATTGAAGACGCCGCTGAAAACTATGCCGAGTTCCAGAAGGCCGGTGCCGAGGTCTACATCGTGACCACCGATACCCACTTCTCGCACAAGGTGTGGCACGAAACCTCGCCGGCCGTGGGCAAGGCCAAGTTCCCGCTGGTCGGCGACCCGACCCACCAGCTGACCAACGCCTTCGGCGTGCACATTCCGGAAGAAGGCCTGGCCCTGCGCGGCACCTTCGTGATCAACCCGGAAGGCGTGATCAAGACCATGGAAGTGCATTCCAACGAGATCGCCCGTGACGTGTCCGAGACCCTGCGCAAGCTGAAGGCTGCCCAGTTCACCGCCGCACACCCGAACGAAGTGTGCCCGGCCAAGTGGAAGGAAGGCGAAAAGACCCTGACCCCGTCGCTGGACCTGGTCGGCAAGATCTAA
- the prmC gene encoding peptide chain release factor N(5)-glutamine methyltransferase, translating into MSTLKVAELLREAAARLPGADARHEAEQLLIHVLGVERAWLFAHASDEVDADTRGRFEVLLARRAEGHPLAYLTGRRGFWTLDLQVNTATLIPRPETELLVEQVLARLPADEMLRVADMGTGSGAVALSIASERPLATVMATDVLGPALAVAVKNAQAHGLENVWFRRGHWYAALGADRFDMIVSNPPYIAAGDPHLVQGDLRFEPPPALASGADGLDAIREIVAGAHDHLVPGGWLLLEHGWDQGPAIRALLEQAGFVEAQTVQDLEQRDRVTLGRWPG; encoded by the coding sequence GTGTCCACCCTGAAGGTTGCCGAGCTGTTGCGCGAGGCCGCTGCGCGCCTGCCGGGCGCAGATGCCCGCCACGAGGCCGAGCAGCTGCTGATCCACGTACTGGGCGTGGAAAGGGCGTGGTTGTTCGCCCATGCCAGCGACGAGGTGGATGCGGACACCCGCGGGCGCTTCGAGGTACTGCTGGCGCGGCGTGCCGAAGGCCACCCGCTGGCTTATCTGACCGGCCGTCGCGGTTTCTGGACCCTGGATCTGCAGGTCAATACCGCCACCCTGATCCCGCGCCCGGAGACCGAGCTGCTGGTCGAGCAGGTACTGGCCCGGCTGCCGGCCGACGAGATGTTGCGGGTGGCCGACATGGGTACCGGCAGCGGCGCGGTTGCCCTGTCCATCGCCAGCGAGCGGCCATTGGCCACGGTGATGGCCACCGACGTACTGGGCCCGGCGCTGGCGGTGGCGGTGAAGAACGCACAGGCGCATGGACTGGAAAATGTCTGGTTCCGGCGCGGGCACTGGTATGCGGCGCTGGGAGCGGACCGCTTCGACATGATCGTCAGCAACCCGCCGTACATCGCTGCAGGTGACCCGCACCTGGTGCAGGGCGACCTGCGCTTCGAGCCGCCACCGGCACTGGCCTCCGGTGCGGATGGGCTGGATGCGATCCGCGAGATTGTCGCCGGCGCGCACGATCATCTGGTGCCGGGCGGTTGGTTGTTGCTGGAGCACGGCTGGGACCAGGGGCCGGCGATCCGCGCCTTGCTTGAGCAGGCAGGTTTCGTGGAAGCACAGACCGTGCAGGATCTGGAGCAGCGTGACCGGGTGACCTTGGGGCGCTGGCCTGGTTGA
- a CDS encoding erythromycin esterase family protein, protein MSRSAFTAVLLFTSLACLPASASSRQAPLHPLRESAPIQDDYADLAPLGEAIGDKRIVMLDELTHGEGNIYESKVRTVRYLHERKGFDLLVLESGLFDVTRLWQSRLPLRANAPGTIFYMYANSAELWPLYDYLDAQRDTPAAMQLAGFDGRLSGSLSRTQLVPQLRERLSKQALDASQQQRAQRYLLQVQRLLDGQLAAADAGEREQFLADGQWLPQLLPAADDEHGDDVFDSDGFWRRINASVQRMAEVVWQLRPFDEHDPIMAGNLEWLLAQAYPGRKAVVWGHYAHLNRLGGYRDGHPRGFPPVDNVTRALPAALQVQTYVLHYAGAQGRYRDYIDQQLRVVAAGPHQLESRLTAKGAVFVDLHAGSLPGEQDARGRLWSMDYADGLGLPEARQRFDGMWLQPSITPSDFRSR, encoded by the coding sequence ATGAGCCGCAGCGCGTTCACTGCCGTATTGCTGTTCACGTCGCTGGCGTGCCTGCCGGCATCGGCGTCCAGCAGGCAAGCTCCGCTCCATCCGCTGCGGGAGAGTGCGCCGATACAGGACGACTATGCCGATCTGGCACCGTTGGGTGAGGCAATCGGCGACAAGCGCATCGTCATGCTCGACGAGCTGACCCACGGCGAGGGCAACATCTACGAAAGCAAGGTGCGCACCGTGCGTTACCTGCACGAGCGCAAGGGCTTCGACCTGCTGGTGCTGGAAAGCGGCTTGTTCGATGTCACCCGCCTGTGGCAGTCGCGCTTGCCGCTGCGTGCCAACGCGCCAGGCACCATCTTCTACATGTACGCCAACAGCGCCGAATTGTGGCCGCTGTACGACTACCTGGACGCACAGCGGGATACGCCGGCGGCGATGCAGCTGGCCGGCTTCGACGGCCGCCTGAGCGGCAGCCTGTCACGCACGCAGCTGGTACCACAGCTGCGTGAGCGGTTGTCGAAACAGGCACTGGATGCTTCACAGCAGCAACGCGCGCAGCGCTATCTGCTGCAGGTACAGCGGCTGTTGGATGGCCAGCTGGCGGCGGCCGATGCAGGCGAACGCGAGCAGTTCCTGGCGGACGGCCAATGGCTGCCGCAGCTGTTGCCGGCGGCAGACGATGAGCACGGTGATGATGTTTTCGACAGCGATGGCTTCTGGCGGCGCATCAATGCCAGCGTGCAGCGCATGGCCGAGGTGGTTTGGCAGCTGCGGCCATTCGATGAACACGACCCGATCATGGCTGGCAATCTGGAGTGGCTGCTGGCGCAGGCCTATCCCGGGCGCAAGGCTGTCGTCTGGGGGCACTACGCGCATCTGAACCGGCTCGGCGGCTACCGTGACGGCCACCCGCGCGGGTTTCCGCCGGTCGACAACGTGACCCGCGCGCTGCCGGCCGCGTTGCAGGTGCAGACCTATGTGCTGCACTACGCCGGTGCGCAGGGTCGTTACCGCGACTACATCGACCAGCAGCTGCGGGTGGTAGCGGCGGGGCCGCATCAGCTGGAATCACGGCTTACCGCAAAGGGCGCGGTGTTCGTGGACCTGCACGCGGGTAGCCTGCCCGGCGAGCAGGATGCGCGCGGCCGGTTATGGAGCATGGATTACGCCGATGGCCTGGGCCTGCCCGAGGCGCGGCAGCGCTTCGACGGGATGTGGCTGCAGCCGTCGATAACGCCGTCCGATTTCCGCTCGCGCTGA
- the pip gene encoding prolyl aminopeptidase, whose translation MRTLYPAIEPYDTGTLKVDDRHTLYFEQCGNPNGKPVVMLHGGPGGGCSDKMRQFHDPAKYRIILFDQRGSGRSTPHADLVDNTTWDLVADIEKLREKLGVDKWQVFGGSWGSTLALAYAETHPQRVTELVLRGIFMLRRWELEWFYQEGANRLFPDAWEHYLKPIPQVERHDLISAFHRRLTSDDEATRLAAAKAWSVWEGATSFLHVDDDFINSHEDPQFALAFARIENHYFVNGGFFEEENQLLRDAHKIADIPGVIVHGRYDVVCPLANAWELHKAWPKAQLQISPASGHSAFEAENVDALVRATDSFAG comes from the coding sequence ATGCGCACGCTCTATCCCGCCATCGAGCCCTACGATACCGGCACGCTCAAGGTCGACGATCGCCACACGCTGTACTTCGAACAATGCGGCAACCCCAACGGCAAGCCGGTGGTGATGCTGCACGGCGGCCCCGGTGGCGGCTGCAGCGACAAGATGCGCCAGTTCCACGACCCGGCCAAGTACCGCATCATCCTGTTCGATCAGCGTGGCTCGGGACGTTCTACCCCGCATGCCGATCTGGTGGACAACACCACCTGGGACCTGGTCGCCGACATCGAAAAGCTGCGTGAGAAGCTCGGCGTCGACAAGTGGCAGGTGTTCGGCGGCAGCTGGGGTTCCACGCTGGCGCTGGCCTATGCCGAAACCCACCCGCAGCGCGTCACCGAACTGGTGCTGCGCGGCATCTTCATGCTGCGCCGTTGGGAGCTGGAGTGGTTCTACCAGGAAGGCGCCAACCGCCTGTTTCCCGATGCCTGGGAGCACTACCTCAAGCCGATCCCGCAGGTTGAACGCCACGATCTGATTTCGGCCTTCCATCGCCGCCTGACCAGTGACGACGAAGCCACCCGTCTGGCCGCCGCCAAGGCCTGGAGCGTATGGGAAGGCGCAACCAGCTTCCTGCACGTGGACGACGACTTCATCAACAGCCACGAAGACCCGCAGTTCGCGCTGGCATTCGCCCGCATCGAGAACCATTACTTCGTCAACGGCGGCTTCTTCGAAGAAGAAAACCAGCTGCTGCGCGACGCGCACAAGATCGCTGATATCCCCGGCGTAATCGTGCACGGCCGTTACGACGTGGTGTGCCCGCTGGCCAATGCCTGGGAGCTTCACAAGGCCTGGCCGAAGGCACAGCTGCAGATCAGCCCGGCCTCGGGCCACTCGGCGTTCGAAGCCGAGAACGTGGACGCACTGGTACGCGCCACCGACAGCTTCGCCGGTTGA
- a CDS encoding N-formylglutamate amidohydrolase yields MGAHVADSGIQQLPPLLGADDPAVFTIHNPQGRSPFLLLADHAGQRVPQSLDMLGLPQAELDRHIGWDIGIAGTTRALSQRLDAWAIEQTYSRLLIDCNRPLVSPTLIPETSDGTPVPANLGLGPQQRQQRIDAIHAPYHARIDSELDRRRDAGVPTLLVMMHSFTPAMNGVQRPWHAGVLYHQDTRFAHALLQALRAEGDLEVGDNQPYSVNSSSDYAVPVHGEGRGLVHVELEIRQDLIADAAGQQAWAERLERIFRGLQPELLAMQQARSGV; encoded by the coding sequence ATGGGCGCCCACGTGGCTGATTCAGGCATTCAACAATTGCCGCCGCTGCTTGGCGCGGATGATCCAGCGGTGTTCACCATCCACAACCCGCAGGGCCGCTCGCCGTTCCTGCTGCTGGCCGACCATGCTGGCCAGCGTGTGCCGCAATCGCTGGACATGCTGGGCCTGCCGCAGGCAGAACTGGACCGCCATATCGGCTGGGACATCGGCATTGCCGGCACCACCCGCGCGCTTTCGCAGCGCTTGGACGCCTGGGCCATCGAGCAGACCTATTCACGCCTGCTGATCGACTGCAACCGGCCGCTGGTGTCGCCAACACTGATTCCGGAAACCAGCGATGGCACGCCGGTGCCGGCCAATCTCGGCCTGGGCCCGCAGCAACGGCAGCAGCGCATCGACGCCATCCATGCGCCGTACCACGCCCGTATCGATAGCGAGCTGGACCGCCGCCGCGACGCCGGCGTGCCGACCCTGCTGGTGATGATGCACAGCTTCACCCCAGCCATGAACGGTGTGCAGCGGCCGTGGCACGCCGGCGTGCTCTACCACCAGGACACCCGCTTCGCGCATGCACTACTGCAGGCATTGCGTGCGGAAGGCGACCTGGAAGTGGGCGACAACCAGCCGTATTCGGTCAACAGCAGTAGCGACTACGCGGTACCAGTGCACGGCGAAGGCCGTGGGCTGGTGCACGTGGAGCTGGAAATCCGCCAGGACCTGATTGCCGATGCCGCAGGCCAACAAGCCTGGGCAGAACGCCTGGAGCGGATTTTCCGCGGTTTGCAGCCGGAACTGCTTGCCATGCAGCAAGCGCGAAGCGGCGTGTAG